A segment of the Labrus bergylta chromosome 11, fLabBer1.1, whole genome shotgun sequence genome:
GAGGAGGAAGCACTTGTACTCTGACAGAGGTATGGCTTTAACCTGTGGGTCTagactgagagtgtgtgtgtgtgtgtgtgtgtgtgtgtgtgtgtgtgtgtgtgtgtgtgtgtgtgtgtgtgtgtgtgtgtgtgtgtgttagctacATTGAGGTCAGTGTCTTTCAGTGGGGAATGTAAACCTTCAGAgcaatttgtctttttttctttaaatagtgTTCTGTAtgcacatacacccacacacacacacacacacacacacacacacacacacacacacgtgcacgcacacacacacacacacacacacacacacacacacacacacacacacacacacacacacacacatatatactgtatctCAACGCGCACACACTCATTCAGTattatgctcacacacacatcctgagtCCCTCCCTCAGCTAGTGTGCGTGTATATCCAGTCCCTGGGCGAGGAGCGGCTCTGCAGGGTGTGCGTGTGGCGGCGGGTGTAGCAGCATGGCCGGGTGGGGGTGAGGTCCAGGGTAGGGGTGGAGGGAGGGTCCCGGGTGGGGAGGGTAGCCCGACTGGGACAGTAGAGCGCCGGGGTAGTCGCCCTGCAGAGAAGACATCCCCTGGAGACCTGGTGGGGAGGCAAAAAGGTTGGAATTACATTTTCAGTGTAATGTGTGCGCTTTAcatggaaaggagccacaggtcagatttgaacccaggccacccgcttggaggacaacagcctccgtCCGTGGCACACTAACCAATATTCCCGTGCACaaaaattgatttattgatttaattttgtCAACAAAGCTACCATACCTGCTGCTCGAAGCCCGAGGTGGGCTTGTCCGTCCAGCCCGTAGCCTCCGAGAGCTGCCCCCTCTGGGCTGTAGGGACCACCCTGACCTGTGACATGACACATTatcagacacaaatacacaacacacacacatatacacacacacgagtTGTTTGCATAGCGACCGTCCAGCTGACAGATTTATAAACACCGACCTGTTCGATTTGACTGGTCGATCATGGGCTGAACTATTCTCCTCCTGGCGTTGATGaacctgcagaggagagagagacataaagaAAGAGTGAGGCGGACGAAGCCGACCTTTAATGGAGAAAAAGGCTGACCAGGGGACTATTAaccttttttccattttacaacCACTTAACCCTTTCAGAGGGCAGAGTAAATCAACGTTAGGGCAGATAATTGATTGATCTGCATTGATTCAGTCACTCTGTACGTGCTCGCTGCAGGGACGCagataaaaacaccaaaatgaTCAGATTACAAAATCTATTGTTCCACATGTAACACACACTTCATACTCGTGTGCCTTTCTTTACCAACATAGCAGAAAGTGAACTTTATGAAGATGTTCTGCCCGTGCAGAAACAGGCGCTTGCACAGCGAGTGGACGGGGGATTCAGGAGCAGTAAAACATTTCGGATTATTAGATATTGATTTGCAATTCTGTTTTACGAACATATAGTGAGTTCCTTGACCGTGCTGAAGCTTAAGAATAAAAAATGCTTAGCAGAACATTTCTTCCCGTGTTACAAGCCGATTATGGTCGAACCCAAAAGTCTTGTAAAAGTGCCTCTGGTCgttaaatcaatattttaatgTGCAAAAAGCATCTCGGATAAAGATTTATTAGGagaaaaaagatgcaaaacacAGAGTtgtaaaacacagacacagccaTTCCTGCAGCAGACTATTACGTGGAAGTAGTATTGATGTGGCAGCGAGCACgttgttaaattaaaagctGATGCGTTGCATTCAAACATGACAGTTTAACTGATTATTGATAAGCTGTACGTCAAGAATTAGTGTATCGATCGGGAGTGCACTGACCAGTTGTTGACCTGTAGGATGGTCAGGCCGGTGTCCTGTGCCAGCTGCTTCTTCTGCTCCTCAGACGGGTACGGGTGCTGAGATGGGACACATAGAGAGTCAGGGTGAGGCAATCTGTGAGGCTACCAGAATTATGAATGTAGCTTCAGCGTCAAGCTACAATAAAACAGTGTATGGAAGGAAAATCTGAGCGTGAATACCGATGACCTTCCATCTGAATTCACATCTGTGCTCACATTTTAAACccttcgctctctctctctctctccgttttTCTCGGCCATAATTGGAGTGAAGCAACATTTGACCTGCCTCATTTAGTAGCTAATTACCTCGGCAACAATTACTCACTCCATTTCTATCACATCCATAGTTATTCAATAGCCAGCATATTCACATAATCACTTAATCCCCAcgatttttcatttaatttaattgaccTCCATTATACACCCCGTTCCCCTCTCCATCTATTCTTGTCGGCGGCATTTTGCCTCACGTTAAATCCTCTCTGTCGGTAATTGTTCtctcacacagatatacagaaaaaagctttctttgttttgttaaagctCTGCAGGATGGTTTTAATTGTTGTCTTAACTGCGCTGATAAAGGAACATGAAAAAGCGTCCTCACCGACAGATGCTGGAAGAGCCAGGCTCTCATGATGTTGGTGGCCACTTTGGGGAAGATGCCTCTCTTCTTGTTGTTCCTCCGGTCTCTGTCACAGTCGTCGTCCTCGCCTGTACTCGGGGAGGCCATCGCTCCGTCCAGACCGTCTCCTGCAAGCGTGCACAGAAAAATACCTCGAGGGGTCACTTCGGGTTCATCCTGATAAATTTATAATCCCACTTTTGAAGATAATTTTCTCATTGTGATTCatcctttttctgtctctcttgtaGAACTCGACACTGCTCTGTGCAGCCTTTTTCTAAAACTGATGAAAACATGAATGCATCCTTATGTGACTACTTGCTTTTTTTCTAGTTTCAATAGCCCCGGCCCCCTCTACAGGGTCAGGGGGGGCGCCTAAGGTGGGGGCACCCCTACATCAAAGAACCGGAGACAACAAGAAATAGAATAATTACAAAACCTGAGGATGAGTTTCACTTCAAAAAAGGTGAGGGGAACGAGTGAAAGGATGTTTTGTCTCCTCTTAAATTTTAAACCACCCCTTCAACACCCTCAACACACAATAATTCAATATGTCTTCAGTTCCTGCTCGTTTCcgttttgtctttgtctttttccgTCCTAAGCGT
Coding sequences within it:
- the meis3 gene encoding homeobox protein Meis3 isoform X2, encoding MVFEKCELATCSPRDSASMSATSHLPGMTNHSDVCSSDSFNDDIASFAKQIRSEKPIFSSNPELDNLMIQAIQVLRFHLLELEKVHDLCDNFCHRYITCLKGKMPTDLILDEREGGSKSDMEDFTGSCSSLSEQNASWLREPDECATTPLGTPGTCGLPSLSTGDNCSDTGDGLDGAMASPSTGEDDDCDRDRRNNKKRGIFPKVATNIMRAWLFQHLSHPYPSEEQKKQLAQDTGLTILQVNNWFINARRRIVQPMIDQSNRTGQGGPYSPEGAALGGYGLDGQAHLGLRAAGLQGMSSLQGDYPGALLSQSGYPPHPGPSLHPYPGPHPHPAMLLHPPPHAHPAEPLLAQGLDIHAH